The DNA sequence AACGGCCCGGAGGACGCGATGCAGGCGCTGCGCGCACGGCGCATCGACGCGGTGCTGGCCGTGGGTGGCGCGCCGCTGGCGTGGATGCGCGGGCTGGACCGCAGCGTGAAGCTGCTGTCGGTGCCGGAGCCCTGGGCGGGCAAGCTGCGCCACGTCTACCGCCCCGCCACGCTGCGCTACAGCCACCTCGGCACGCAGAGCGTGGCGACCGTGGCGACCGAAGCCGTGCTGGCGGTGCGCGATGTGCGCTCGGTCGCCGCCGCCGCCCCCCTGCTGCGGCTGCGCACCTGCCTGCAGCAGGAACTCGACCAGTTGCGCGACACCGTCGGCCGGCACAGCGCCTGGGCCCAGGTGGATGCGACCGCCATGCCGCACTGGCCCGTGTTCGAGCGCGTCAGCGGCCGGGCCACGACTGCGAAGAATTGAAACAGCCCGCAGACCAGCCACGGCAGCCCCGGACACGGGGGCGACAATGTGCCCTCTGCTCCGGAGTCCCGCCCCTTGAGTTCCCCCTCGTCTTCCTTCCCTGCCGCACTCCAGTGGCTCGCCCGCCTCGCCATCGCCCTGTCGCTGCTGTGCGCGGTCGGTCTGGCCGGGCTGTACCACTTCGGCCCGGCGCGCAGCGGCTGGGCCGAGCTGCTGCGCTACGTGCCCTTCCTGCTCTACACGGCACCGGCGGCCCTCGCGCTGCTGCTGTCCCTGGCGCTGGGCTGGTGGTGGCGGCTGGGCGCGCTGCTGGCGCTCGCCCTGATGGCCACGGCGGTGATGGACCTCCGCCTCGGCCTGGGCCGCACCGACCTGCCGCCGGACGCGCCGGGCACCCGCACCGTGCGCTTCATGACCTACAACATCAAGTCCTACCGCGCAGTGTTCAAGGCAGGTGGCTTCGTGCCGCTGAACAACGAGATCGAACAGCACCAGCCCGACATCCTCGTGATGCAGGACGCCCGCGAGGTGTCGCGCGTGGGCGACCTGCCCTACGGCATGCGCGCCGTGCTGCCGAAGCACAAGCTCTACGCCTACGGACAGTACGCCGTCGCCAGCCGGTTTCCGATCAGCGGCTGCGCGCCGTTCGACATGTCGCTCAAGGACGAGAAGTCCGACTACGTGCGCTGCACCGTGGACATCGACGGCACCCGCATCGACCTCGTCACCGCCCACCTGCTCACCCCGCGCGAGGGCCTGAACGCCACCCGCGAGGAGCGCCTCGGCGGTCTGGACGACTGGAGCGGCAACTTCGCCGACCGCCTCTCGCAGGCGGAACGCATCACCGCGGCGCTGACCCCGCTCAAGCGCCCCACCATCGTCGCCGGCGACCTGAACGCGCCCGAGCACTCGGTCGTCGTGGGGCGCTTCCTGGACCTGGGTCTGCGGGACGCCTTCTCCGCGGGCGGCATCGGCTGGGGCTTCACGCACGGCCATTCGTTCAAGCCGGGCGTGAGCTTCCTGCGCATCGACCACATCCTCGTCAGCCCAGACATCGGCGTGCGCGACGCCTGGGTCGGCTGGCGCGGTGGCTCGGAGCACCGGCCGGTGGTGGCCGATCTGGTGATCCCCACGCGGGCAGCCAAGCCATGAGCCCCCACGCGATCACGGTGGGTGAAGTGATCCACAGCGCGTTCTACCGCTTCACCCGGCTCGACGATCCCGTCGCCACCGCCGAGGTGTTGCGTGCGCGCAGCCGCGACACCGGCGTGCTCGGCAGCCTCGTCGTCGCGACCGAAGGCCTCAGCGGCGTGGTCGCCGGCCCGGCCGCGGCGGTGGCCGCCTTCGAGGTGGCGCTGACCGGCGACCCGGTGTTCGGCGGCGCCTTCACCGGCCTGCACTTCAAGCGCAGCCTGTGCATGACTCCACCCTTCGCCCGGATGAAGGTCCACGTCAAGCCGGAGATCGTCGCCCTCGGCCTCGACGGCGTCAGCGGCCTGGACGAAACCGCGGAACAACGCGCCGCGACCCACCTCAGCCCCGCCGCCTGGCGCGAGTTGCTCACAGACGAAGACGTGGTGGTGCTGGACAACCGCAACCGCTTCGAGTGGCGGCTCGGACACTTCCGCGGCGCGGTTGATCCGGGTGTGGATAACTTCCGGGACTTCGCCGAACTGGTGCGCACCCAGGCGCCGCACTGGAAAGCCTGTGGACAACGGGTGGCGATGTACTGCACCGGCGGCATCCGCTGCGAGAAGACGGGGGTGTGGATGCGCGAGGAACTCGGGCTGGAGGTGTTCCAGCTCGACGGCGGCATCCTGAACTACCTGGAACAGACCGCACGCACCGGCCAGCCGGACGACACCTGGCGCGGCGAGTGCTTCGTGTTCGACAACCGCATCGCGCTGGACGCCCAGCTGCACGAGACCGCCACCACCGCCGAGCAGGTCTACGACCCGGCGCAGCCCGACGAGGCCTGGCGGCTCGCACGCGCCCGCCGGCTCGACACGGCCACCGGCGCATGAGCCGCGCCCGGCCCGCCTGGACGCCGCCGATGCGCGACGGCGTGAGCGCCAGCCGCGTGGCCGTCACGCCGGGGCCTTGGCGCACGGTGCTGGACTTTCTTGTCCACAGGTTATCCACAATTCCGGAGACTGGCTGGCGCGAGCGGCTCGGGCGCGGCGAGGTGCTCGATGCACAGGGCCACGCCCTCGCGGTGGATGCGCCCTGCGTTATCCACAGCACGCTCTGGTACTGGCGCACGCTGGACGCGCCCGAGCCACGCATCCCGTTCGAGGTCGAGGTGCTGCACCAGGACGACTGGCTGCTGGCTGTGGATAAACCGCATTTCCTGCCGATGACGCCCAAGGGCCGCTATGTGCAGGAGACGCTGCTGGTGCGGCTGAAGCGGCTGACCGGCATCGAGACGCTGGTGCCGATGCACCGGCTGGACCGGGAGACGGCGGGGGTCGTGCTGTTCTCGGTGCGGCCGGAGACGCGGCATGCGTACCAGTCGATGTTCCGGGACAGAGTTATCCACAAGGTCTACGAGGCGGTGGCGCCGTGGTCCGATGCGCTGGCGGCCACGCTGCCACTGGAGCGCCGCAGCCGGCTGGCCGAGCGCGAAGACGCCTTCATGCAGATGCACGAGGTGGACGGCGAGCCGAACGCCGTGACCCGCATCGAGTTGATCGAACGCCACGGCCCGCGGGCCCGCTACCGCCTGACGCCGCAGACGGGGCAGAAGCACCAGCTGCGGGTGCACCTGAACGCGCTGGGCATCCCGATCGTCGGCGACCGGATCTATCCCGTGCTGCAGCCGGAGCTGGCGTCCGGCGCCGAGCCGGACTACACGGAGCCGCTGCGGCTGCTGGCGCGGGAGATCGCGTTCACGGATCCGGTGACGGGGGAGGCGCGGCGGTTCGCGAGTCGGCGGGGGCTGCGTGTATCGGCCTGACTAACGCGCCACAGGCAGGTGCTGCGGCAGATGCGAATGCAGCAGTTGTTCGACCAGATCCGCCTGCAGGGCATCCTTGTGCCGTTTGCGTGGGTCTCGGTTGGCGCGGGTCGCGATCTGTCGCTTGATCTGGATGAACGCCAGTGGATGCATGGTGTGCATGACGGCCATCCGCCCGGTCACAGACACCACGACCTGGCTGAACCGCTGGGCACTCAGGATCTTGTTCCCGGTGTCGATCTGCACCGCCCAGAGGTCGTCCTCGTGGTCGCTCAAGCGCAGCGGGTGGGGATCGCCCTCGCGGGCCACCCGGCGGATGACATCCACCTCGAAACCTGACGCATTGATGGCCGTCTGCAGCTGGTCCGATTTCACCCGGAAGGTCGGATCGGCCTTGCGCAGCGCGCCAATGAACGACGTGTCCAGGCGGCGCATCTGCGTCACGAAGCCGATGCGCTTGCGGGTGTCGAACAGCAGATCAATGTCCTGGGTCGCCATCGCCTCGGGCATGAAACGCGCACCCGCCGCGCTTTCGTAGGCATACAGCGCGTGGGTGCCGACCGTGGTGAAGTGCGTGGCCAGACCGAGGTCGTCGATCGCATTCAGGACCCGGACCACCAGATCCGGGACACGGCCCACGCGCAGGGCCTTGTTCAAGCGCTGCTGCACCTGTGCGGCGGCGTTCAGATCCGCCAGCCGCCGCTCGCACATCCCCTTGCGCGCCATGAAGCTGTCAAAGATCGTCGCTGTCTGTGCGGACTTCGACCCCAGCGAGGTCTGACCGCCGCGGGCACTCGTGCGGATCAGGTACTCGGTGCCCTTGATCTCGCGCCACAGCATGGACCCACGCACTTCGGCCGCCTCGCGCCGTATCCGGAGCAACTCCAGGAACACCGTCTCGGCATCAATGAACTGACGGGCCTGGTCTTCACGCAAGTCAATGATCTGGCTCATGTTTCAATGTTGGAGACTGGTTTTGCCAATCTACATTGAAAAACAATTCAAATCAAAGACTTGGTGCTTCATTCAAGAAAGCCCGGCACTGTCGAGCGCCAGCAGGAACAGCGCCGCCCGCGCCCGGCTCGCGCCGACATAGAGCCACTCCGGATGCTGCCCGGCCTTGCGGTCCAGTCCGGCGACGATCACCACGTCCGCCTCCAGCCCCTTGAAGCCCTGGATCGTGCCGATGCGCACCTGCCCCGGCACGGCATTCACCACATCGAGGTTGAGCGTCACCTCGTCCAGCCCCGCCGCCCAGCCCGAGGTGGTGTTGGTGTGGCGGTACGGCGCGAGGATGACGACCTGCTCCGGGCGCAGTCCATCGCGCTTGAGCAGTGTGCGCAAGACCTGCCGCAACTGCCCCGCCATCTCGGCGAAATCGCCGCTGTGCTGGAGTTGCGGCGCCGGCCCATGCTCGACGCGGAACTCGGTCGGCACCACACACTGCCCGAGCAAGGCCGCCCGCTCACCGATCGGCCGGGCATTGCGCAGGTTCGCCTCCAGCACCAGCGGCTCGGCGGCGAACGGCGGCTCCCACTGCGCCTGCGCGCGGAACACCGACTGGCGCCGGTCGAAGAAGCAGTACCACGCGAACCCCGCCGCGCCCAGCGACTCCAGCGCGACCCACCACATCGGCGAGAAGTCGGCCGCCTCGTCCACGATCAGCGTGTCGAAGCGCAGATCGAGCCGCTCGGCCGCGTTCAGCAGCAGCTCGGCGCAGTCCTCGTTGAAGAACTGGCGTCGCGCCGCCTCGTCGGCCGGCACCTTGAAACCCAGCCCGGATTGCTCCGCCAGCAGCTTGACCAGCTCATGGAAGTTGCACACCGTCAGGCCCGGCACGCCGTCGAGCTGCGCCGACAGGTGCGACGCCAGTGCGCGGTTGAAGCAGGTGAGCAGGACCGACTTGCCCTTCGCCGCGTGCTCCCGCGCCAGCGTCACCGCCAGCATCGTCTTGCCCGAACCGGCGCCGCCCTCGATCAACAGGCGTGACTGGCTCCGCAGCAGCCGCAGGGCCCGGATCTGCTCGTCGGTCGCCCGCTGCAGCGCCGACACCGTGTCATCGACACGGCTGCCCAGCGGCACGAGCAGGTGGCAATCCGGCGCCAGCAGGTCACGCAACACCTGCTGCTGCGGGCGGGTCCACGGCTTCGGATCGGGGAAGGCCTCGCGCAGCAGCCTGGTCAGCGCGGGGGCGGGGTCGGCCAGATCGCTGCGGTCGAGCAGGAAGGACCGCGAGGGGATCTCACAGCCGGGCAGCGGGCCGCTCCAGTTCACCTCGGGAACGGCGCGACATCGGCATAGCGCTTCTCGCCATCGTCCTTGCGGTAGCGGAAGCCGATGCGCTCGCCGCGCAGGATGTGCTGTTCGAGTTGCCGGAAGGTGCGCGTCTGCGCCGTGTCCAGCGCCTCGTAGTTCGGCCCCTTGACCAGCAGCGCCGACGCGATCCGGCTGTCCAGCAACTCGCGCAGGAAGCCGCTCGTCAGCACCGGGTACAGCCCCTGGATACCGGCCAGACAGGCGAAGCGCTCCAGATCCGTGCTGCCGAGTGGCCCCAGGCGGCTCGGCTCCAGCCGATAGCCGCCCTCGACGCGCTCCAGCCCGAGGAATGCGAAGCGTTCGATCAGGTCGCGCTGCACCGTGCGCAGGCTGACGTGGAACTCCTCGGCCAGCGCCCGCGGGTCCAGCGTCTCGCCTTGGTGGAGGCGGTCGAGGATCTGCGTCAGGCGATGCGGCAGCTTGTCGTGGGGGGTGTCGCGCAGGGGCATGTCGGGCCAGGCAAGAGGAAACAGGGTCTGGCGGCGGACGGCGTTTTCTTGTTCTTGTGCTGTGCCAGATCGACTTTTTCTATCGTTCTTTTCAGTCCGGGAGTCTGAACAGGTGCCGCGACAGGTGGTGTCGCGCGCTCAAATAGTTCCGTGACATTTTTGTCATTCGAGCGAACTCGCTCGTACCAGCCAAGACCGCCGACACCAGGACGCCCGGCGGCGGTACCGCGCACTAAACTCGCCCCCATGAACGCCCCCCACCCCGGTGCCCTGCCCCGGCGCAAGCTGCCCATCGGCCTCCAGTCCTTCGTCAAGTTGCGCGAGGAGGACCACTACTACGTGGACAAGACGGGGCTGCTGATCGACCTGATCGCGTCGGGCTCGTACTACTTCCTGAGTCGGCCGCGGCGCTTTGGCAAGAGCCTGCTACTGGACACGTTCAAGGCGCTGTTCGAGGGCGAGCGGTCGCTGTTCGACGGGCTGGTGGCCGAGACACGCTGGGACTGGACGCGCCGGCACCCGGTCATCCGCATCGACCTCGGCAGCGGCGTGCTGCAGAGCCGCGCCGAACTGGACCAGCGTGTCCACGAGATCCTGCTGGATGTCCAACGCGATCTGGGGTTGCCGGACCCGGTGGGCTATGACAGTGTGACGGGCCAGTTCGCCGAGTTGATCCGGCTGGCACACGCCAAGTTCGGCGCGACCGTCGTGGTGCTGATCGACGAGTACGACAAACCGATCCTCGACAACATCACCGACCGGGAAACAGCCACAGCGATGCGCGATGGTCTGCGCAACCTGTACTCGGTGCTCAAGGGGGCGGATGCACACCTCAAGTTCGTCTTCATCACCGGCGTGTCGAAGTTCAGCAAGGTCAGCCTGTTCTCGGGCCTGAACAACCTCAAGGACATCACGCTGGATGCCCGCTACAGCGCACTGTGCGGCTACACGGACGCCGACGTGGACACGGTGTTCGCACCCGAGCTGCCGGGGCTGGACCGGGAGGAGATCCGCCGCTGGTACAACGGCTACAACTGGCTGGGCACGTCGGTGTACAACCCGTTCGATCTGCTGCTGCTGTTCGACACCCGCGAGTTCAAACCCTACTGGTTCGAGACCGGGACGCCCACGTTCCTGGTCAACATGCTGACCAGCCGCCACTGGTTCACACCGGACCTCACGCGCACCGTGGCGACGGAAACGCTGCTGTCGGCGTTCGACGTGGACATGATCGAGTCGGAGGCCCTGCTGTTCCAGGCCGGCTACCTCACGATCGACAGCGTCTGGGCGATTCCGGGGCGCAAGGAGTTCACGCTCAAGTACCCGAACAAGGAGGTGCAGGCGAGCCTCAACGACAGCCTGCTGCGGGTGCTCACGGGCGGGGCGCGCTACTCGGAGCCGCAGGTGAGCCGCTTGTACCGGCTGCTGCAGGCGCAGGACGTGGCCGGGCTGCGCGGCTTGTTCCACGCCTTCTACGCCAGCATCCCGCATGACTGGTACCGCACGAACGACATCGCGAAGTACGAGGGCTATGACGCGAGCGTGTTCTACAGCCACTTCGCAGCGCTCGGCCTCGACATCCGCGTGGAGGACACGACCAACCATGGCCGCATCGACATGGCGGTGGAGTTCGACTCCGCGGTGTGGGTGTTCGAGTTCAAGGTGGTCGAACTCGTGCCCGCGGGCCAGGCGCTGCAGCAGATCAAGGACCGGGGCTACGCCGACAAGTACCTCGGCCGCAGCGGACCGGTCCACCTCGTCGGGGTGGAGTTCAGTCGGGACTCGCGCAACATCGTCGGCTTCGAGACCTAGACACTGGGCTGAAGCCGCGCGGGCTCACCCCATCGACGGCTTGAGAAAGATGTCCTTGTCCGGAAAGAACTGCGTGTGCAGCGGCAGCAGCGAGCCGCCCAGCGCACGGGCGTGGGCGCCGACCCGGCCGGCCAGCAGCGCCGGCTGGTGCATGCCGTCGAACTTGTAGGCGGCCAGCCGCTCGCGGGTGCGTGCCAGCAGCGCATCGATCAGGGAGCGGGCCAGCGAGCCGTCGATGATGACGGCGTCCAGATCCAGCATCGCCGCGCCGCTGGCCACGGTCATCGCCAGCGCCAGGCCGGCCTGCTCCAGCCAGGGTTCGGTATAGCCGGCGTAGGCCATGTCCATGATGCTGTCCTGCTGCACCAGCAGCGGATCGAGCCCGGCCTTCAGCAGCGCCTGCTCCAGCTGCCAGCCGGAGGCGACTTCGAGCAGCTGCGGCGGCGCGCTGCCGTTCGCGGCCGCCAGCCCGACCGGCAGCGAGCCGATGGCGCCTGCGTTGCCGCGGTGGCCGATGTCAATGTGGCCCGACAGCACCAGCCCGCCACCGACAAAGGTACCGACGAAGACGTAGAGGAAGCTGCGCACGTTCTGGCCGTGGCCCTGCAGCAGCTCGGCCACGCAGGCGGCGGTCGTGTCCTTGGCGAAGCTCACCGGCAGGTGGGTCATCGCCTCGACCTCCTGCTTGAGGTCCATGTGCTGCCAGCCCGCCAGCGCGTTGTGCGCCTGCGAGCCGAGCAGGCTGGACCACTTGTCCATCGACAGCGGCGACGTCAGCCCGAGGCCGACCACGCGGCTCCACAGCGGGCCGAGCTGGGTCTGCAGCGCGTCCAGCCCCTGCTGGATGCAGGGCAGCACCTGCGCCGGATCGGGGTAGGCGTAGTGGAATTCATGGCGGAAGCGCACCTTGCCGACAAAGTCGCAGGCCAGCACTTCGAGGCTGCGCCGGCCGACCTGCACGCCCAGGCTGATCGCGCCATCCGGGTCGAGCGACAGCGGCACCGAGGGCTGGCCGATCTTGCCGCGGATGCGCTCCTGCTTGATGAGCAGCCCGTCGTCGAGCAGCCGGCTGACGATGACCGAGACCGTCTGCGACGAGAGCTGCGTCAGGCGGGCGAGGTCGGCCTTCGGGATCGCGCCGTGCAGGCGGATCGCCTGCAGCACGATGCGCTCGTTGAACTGGCGCATGCCGGTGTGGTTGGAGCCGCGAACGGCCCGTTCATCGGCTTCGAAGGTCGGAGTCATCAGGTGCATCGGAATCAGGTTCAGGGAGTGGCGACAGGCTCCCGCACCAGCCGGGCCGGATCGATGGCCCCGGTGATGAGGCCGACGATCTGCTCGGGGTGGGTGTGGCGCGTCTCCAGGTTCGCAATGATGCGCCCTTGGCGGAAAACCCAGATGCGGTCGACGAGATCGAAGACCTGGCGCAGGTTGTGGCTGATGATGATCAGCGGCACGCCGCGCGCCTTCAGGCCCTTGATGATCTGCTCGACGCGGGCGGTTTCCTGCACGCCGAGGGCGGCAGTCGGCTCGTCGAGGATGATGAGCTTCTTGGCAAACCCCGCCGCCCGTGCGATGGCCACGCACTGGCGCTGGCCACCGGACATGCCGCGCAGGCTCTCGCTCAGGTCCTGGATCTTCACGCCGGTGGTGGACAGCATCTCGACCGACCGGGCGCGCATCGCCTTGTGGTTGAGGATGGACAGCGGCCCCAGCGACAGCCACGTGAGTTCGCGTCCCAGGAAGATGTTGGCCGGCACGTCGAGGTCCTCGGCCAGCGCGAGCGTCTGGTAGACGGTCTCGATGCCCTGCTCGCGGGCGTCCAGCGGGGAGTCGAAGTGCACCGGCTGGCCGTCGAGCGCGATGGAGCCGCTGTTGGGCTGCTCGGCACCGGTGATCAGGCGCACGAAGGTGCTCTTGCCCGCGCCGTTGTCGCCCACGATCGCGGCGTGCTCGCCCGGCGCCAGCGAGAACTGCGCATCCGTCAGCGCCTTCACGCCGCCGTAGTGCTTGGTCAGGCCGCTGATCTCCAGCACGGGCCGCGGGGTGTTCGTGGAAAGGGCCATGGCAGGGACATCCTTGACAGTCCGGGAAGGTGAGACGGAGGATGCCCCACTCTCCGCTGCATCGCATTAGTAAATCACCTAGGTTTACTTACATACACCGGACGCATCCAATGCAATGCACCACAGGTTGACCCTGACGCCCCGACATGGACGCCGAGCCGGGCCTGCTGGACACCCCACCATCGATTCCTAGATTCCATTCCTGGAGACAAGCCATGTCCATCCATCGCACCCTGGGCCGTCTGGCGGCAGTCATGTTCACCGCTGGCCTGCTGATGTCGGCTGCGCAGGCGCAAACCATCGCCTACATCACCAACGGCAACACCAACGAAGGCTGGACGCTGATCAACGGCGGTGCCAAGGATGCGGCCAAGAAGGCGGGCGTGAAGTTCATCGAGCTGGCGGCCGAAAAGGGCGAGCTGTCCAAGCAGCTGGCGATCGTGGAAGACATGATCACC is a window from the Sphaerotilus montanus genome containing:
- a CDS encoding endonuclease/exonuclease/phosphatase family protein — protein: MSSPSSSFPAALQWLARLAIALSLLCAVGLAGLYHFGPARSGWAELLRYVPFLLYTAPAALALLLSLALGWWWRLGALLALALMATAVMDLRLGLGRTDLPPDAPGTRTVRFMTYNIKSYRAVFKAGGFVPLNNEIEQHQPDILVMQDAREVSRVGDLPYGMRAVLPKHKLYAYGQYAVASRFPISGCAPFDMSLKDEKSDYVRCTVDIDGTRIDLVTAHLLTPREGLNATREERLGGLDDWSGNFADRLSQAERITAALTPLKRPTIVAGDLNAPEHSVVVGRFLDLGLRDAFSAGGIGWGFTHGHSFKPGVSFLRIDHILVSPDIGVRDAWVGWRGGSEHRPVVADLVIPTRAAKP
- a CDS encoding ROK family transcriptional regulator — its product is MTPTFEADERAVRGSNHTGMRQFNERIVLQAIRLHGAIPKADLARLTQLSSQTVSVIVSRLLDDGLLIKQERIRGKIGQPSVPLSLDPDGAISLGVQVGRRSLEVLACDFVGKVRFRHEFHYAYPDPAQVLPCIQQGLDALQTQLGPLWSRVVGLGLTSPLSMDKWSSLLGSQAHNALAGWQHMDLKQEVEAMTHLPVSFAKDTTAACVAELLQGHGQNVRSFLYVFVGTFVGGGLVLSGHIDIGHRGNAGAIGSLPVGLAAANGSAPPQLLEVASGWQLEQALLKAGLDPLLVQQDSIMDMAYAGYTEPWLEQAGLALAMTVASGAAMLDLDAVIIDGSLARSLIDALLARTRERLAAYKFDGMHQPALLAGRVGAHARALGGSLLPLHTQFFPDKDIFLKPSMG
- a CDS encoding ATP-binding protein; this translates as MNAPHPGALPRRKLPIGLQSFVKLREEDHYYVDKTGLLIDLIASGSYYFLSRPRRFGKSLLLDTFKALFEGERSLFDGLVAETRWDWTRRHPVIRIDLGSGVLQSRAELDQRVHEILLDVQRDLGLPDPVGYDSVTGQFAELIRLAHAKFGATVVVLIDEYDKPILDNITDRETATAMRDGLRNLYSVLKGADAHLKFVFITGVSKFSKVSLFSGLNNLKDITLDARYSALCGYTDADVDTVFAPELPGLDREEIRRWYNGYNWLGTSVYNPFDLLLLFDTREFKPYWFETGTPTFLVNMLTSRHWFTPDLTRTVATETLLSAFDVDMIESEALLFQAGYLTIDSVWAIPGRKEFTLKYPNKEVQASLNDSLLRVLTGGARYSEPQVSRLYRLLQAQDVAGLRGLFHAFYASIPHDWYRTNDIAKYEGYDASVFYSHFAALGLDIRVEDTTNHGRIDMAVEFDSAVWVFEFKVVELVPAGQALQQIKDRGYADKYLGRSGPVHLVGVEFSRDSRNIVGFET
- a CDS encoding pseudouridine synthase; protein product: MSRARPAWTPPMRDGVSASRVAVTPGPWRTVLDFLVHRLSTIPETGWRERLGRGEVLDAQGHALAVDAPCVIHSTLWYWRTLDAPEPRIPFEVEVLHQDDWLLAVDKPHFLPMTPKGRYVQETLLVRLKRLTGIETLVPMHRLDRETAGVVLFSVRPETRHAYQSMFRDRVIHKVYEAVAPWSDALAATLPLERRSRLAEREDAFMQMHEVDGEPNAVTRIELIERHGPRARYRLTPQTGQKHQLRVHLNALGIPIVGDRIYPVLQPELASGAEPDYTEPLRLLAREIAFTDPVTGEARRFASRRGLRVSA
- a CDS encoding ATP-binding cassette domain-containing protein, whose protein sequence is MALSTNTPRPVLEISGLTKHYGGVKALTDAQFSLAPGEHAAIVGDNGAGKSTFVRLITGAEQPNSGSIALDGQPVHFDSPLDAREQGIETVYQTLALAEDLDVPANIFLGRELTWLSLGPLSILNHKAMRARSVEMLSTTGVKIQDLSESLRGMSGGQRQCVAIARAAGFAKKLIILDEPTAALGVQETARVEQIIKGLKARGVPLIIISHNLRQVFDLVDRIWVFRQGRIIANLETRHTHPEQIVGLITGAIDPARLVREPVATP
- the trhO gene encoding oxygen-dependent tRNA uridine(34) hydroxylase TrhO; translated protein: MSPHAITVGEVIHSAFYRFTRLDDPVATAEVLRARSRDTGVLGSLVVATEGLSGVVAGPAAAVAAFEVALTGDPVFGGAFTGLHFKRSLCMTPPFARMKVHVKPEIVALGLDGVSGLDETAEQRAATHLSPAAWRELLTDEDVVVLDNRNRFEWRLGHFRGAVDPGVDNFRDFAELVRTQAPHWKACGQRVAMYCTGGIRCEKTGVWMREELGLEVFQLDGGILNYLEQTARTGQPDDTWRGECFVFDNRIALDAQLHETATTAEQVYDPAQPDEAWRLARARRLDTATGA
- a CDS encoding DeoR family transcriptional regulator → MPLRDTPHDKLPHRLTQILDRLHQGETLDPRALAEEFHVSLRTVQRDLIERFAFLGLERVEGGYRLEPSRLGPLGSTDLERFACLAGIQGLYPVLTSGFLRELLDSRIASALLVKGPNYEALDTAQTRTFRQLEQHILRGERIGFRYRKDDGEKRYADVAPFPR
- a CDS encoding ATP-binding domain-containing protein, which produces MNWSGPLPGCEIPSRSFLLDRSDLADPAPALTRLLREAFPDPKPWTRPQQQVLRDLLAPDCHLLVPLGSRVDDTVSALQRATDEQIRALRLLRSQSRLLIEGGAGSGKTMLAVTLAREHAAKGKSVLLTCFNRALASHLSAQLDGVPGLTVCNFHELVKLLAEQSGLGFKVPADEAARRQFFNEDCAELLLNAAERLDLRFDTLIVDEAADFSPMWWVALESLGAAGFAWYCFFDRRQSVFRAQAQWEPPFAAEPLVLEANLRNARPIGERAALLGQCVVPTEFRVEHGPAPQLQHSGDFAEMAGQLRQVLRTLLKRDGLRPEQVVILAPYRHTNTTSGWAAGLDEVTLNLDVVNAVPGQVRIGTIQGFKGLEADVVIVAGLDRKAGQHPEWLYVGASRARAALFLLALDSAGLS
- a CDS encoding GSU2403 family nucleotidyltransferase fold protein, with the translated sequence MSQIIDLREDQARQFIDAETVFLELLRIRREAAEVRGSMLWREIKGTEYLIRTSARGGQTSLGSKSAQTATIFDSFMARKGMCERRLADLNAAAQVQQRLNKALRVGRVPDLVVRVLNAIDDLGLATHFTTVGTHALYAYESAAGARFMPEAMATQDIDLLFDTRKRIGFVTQMRRLDTSFIGALRKADPTFRVKSDQLQTAINASGFEVDVIRRVAREGDPHPLRLSDHEDDLWAVQIDTGNKILSAQRFSQVVVSVTGRMAVMHTMHPLAFIQIKRQIATRANRDPRKRHKDALQADLVEQLLHSHLPQHLPVAR